TGGGTGGTTGTGACAAACAATAGTGGTAGGTGGTGATAAGTGATAATACCAAATAAAAATCGTGGATCTAAGGCAGCTAAGGTTACTTATTTTGATAGGGAGAATAAAAAAAAATGACTTCTTTACAAATAGAACTTGACTTTTAAACATTTAAAATAGATATCCAAAACCAACCAATCAAATAACACCAAATAAAAATCGTGGATCTAAGGCAGCTAAGCCTTAGCCAGCAAAATAAATGATGAAAAATACTAAGGGCCCATGAAAAAGTCATTCAAATAGGCTAATACACGCGTAAAATCAGCTTAGGCTTAGCCCCCACTTTTACATTTGGTGCCCTTTTATTAGTTGGCTTGTTGTCTTCAATGTACTTTACTAAAAATTTTGTGATGATGTTTTTTTTGCTCGCTTTTACATGTCTATTTGTTAATTTTCAAACACTTAACTTATTTCGTTTGGTGATTTCCCTATTTTTGATATGTTGTATAATTTGAAACatggacaaaaaaaaaaagattcaaGCAGGTTCCAGTGCATTCATtttccaacaaaaaaaaaaaaaataaagattcAAGCATTTTCACGACATAAATAATTTAACCTTTCTGAAGCATTACATGAATATAAACAAGTATATAACAGATTCTGAATTGCACCAACAATTACAAAAGTATTTGAAGTCACACAAGAACAGTCAAACTCGAAAAGGAACAGGAAGCAGACTCGAAAGAAACATGAAATAGACTCACAAATAGAGAACAATCAAACACAAAAAGGCATATCGAAGACAATAAAAACGAAAAATGGACATTTACCTTGAAAAAATTGGAAGAACTTGAAGTGTGACTATGATGAATCAAACAAAAAACTTGGTTCTGCAAAGAATTAGAAGACAAAACTGGTATGGATCAAGTTGATGTGTGAGTCGAAGTTGGACCTTAATCGGGTTCAAGACACTACAGAATGCACAACCCAGTGCCAGAGCACTGTAGCCCAACTTAAAACAACAAGATACCAAGGTAAAAACTAAAAAACAACACATCCCACAATTCAACAATCCGGTTTGATTAGATTAAACAAACACTTTGTCCTGTTCTTAAAGTCATACAAATGCGCAGCAAATAAAAGACAAGTTCAAGAAAAGTAAATTAGAGGAGATCGATTTCAACAGTGAGGGAGGCTCGATGGAGCTTCAACAACTTCCTAGCAAGCCTCAACTTTTCATCAGACGATAGGTGCGAGGAGGGACGAACGACAAACCTTTTTAGGAAAGGAGAGCTAGCAAGTAAATACTTGATCAAACATACCTCAATCACTGAATCCTTAACATCTGAAACGTCAACACTTCGAAGCTGCAGCAGCCCCGTTGCGTTGTAGTCTACATATGGAGAACATTTTGCATATGTTGGGTCACGATCCTGCAAGAATAACTAGCATTGAAATGCAAAAACTACATAAGTACAAAAAGATTATAAGAGAAGTAGTATGATACATACCAAATCATTTGCTAAGATTTCAAAGGTTTGCAGATTCGGGCAGCTCCTAATTAATTCAAGAGCACATGATAACAGCAAACCATCATATACATCTATTGTTGATAATTTAAGAGTTTTGAGACAGGGAAAGGCGGTAGTGCATTTCTTATTAGCACTGTCTTTTGTGAGCTATAAGAAAAGTGGTAAATCAACTAGTTAGAAAATTCATAAAGCCCTGTTTCCGAATAAAAATGTTGTAATATATGATAAAACTTTTATCACGATCATTTTAGATTATACCGAATattattagaccatgtgtagtggtggaACAAAATAATGCCCctaccatggggcattatccgacacgtggcatcccagtcagcatggggcattatagcaaaagtggcgtagtggggcattatgccaataacgccccttccaatcaataaacaattattttttatagagaaaaaaaaaagaaatggcaCCTTTACACTTGGAAGTCTCCCATTGACCACATCCATTATTGCACATCCAATttagcgttttaattaaaacgccggCTTCCAACTTTTTGAATTATAACGCCGGCTAACGCCGGGTGTAGTGGGGGgaggggcgttttggggcgtttttttcaattttttttaaaaatcacgccccactacgggtggtcttagtaATTAGATTATGTAAACATTAGACTAAATTTCAGTAAAGTAAATTTCAAAGACCCAAATTAGCCTTACCTTGTATCTTACAAAATCCAAATTAAGTTCTTGGAGTTTTGGGAAGAAACCCACAAGTTCAAAGATACTGCTGGAATCTCTGACCATCTCAGTATCAGACAATGACAAAGATAATCTTTTGATATTTGCAAGTTTTGCAATATCAACTAGTTTTGCTTTGCCTACGGAAAAATAATAATCCATGCTTGAAGTCTCAAGTAAGTGATGTTGATTACGCATGTTTAAAATCTCGAGTAAGGGACACTGAGTAATGAATTCCCCGAATTTATCAGTTTCAAAATCTAGCAGATCCAAGTCTAAGTTCAATAGTTTCGGAAAACCATGAAAGCTAGTTGGAGGTTTGAAGAAACAGTAACGAAGCTTCAAATGTTTCAGCTCTAAACAAGAGAAGAGATTGGAAGGCAAATTAAGTGCTTCCCCATTCGTCTTTGTAATAGTGAGATCCTCAACTCCTTTTCTAGACAAGAACAAAATCCAATATGCAATATCTTCATCATCCAATGCGGAGTAACTTCGCTTGTCTATGGAGAGGACAAACTTTGTTATGGTACCTTTAAGATGAAGAAGAAGCCTACTTATAATTCTCCCAAACTTACTAACGCCATTTCTTTTTGCTAAATACTTAAGGAAGTTTTCATCAAATACAAGTTGGCCAAGCAAAGTCCACTTAAACCTCCAGTTTCTCGACAAGATACTGGTATTCACCGCATCTTGTATTGGCAAACGATCTAGAATATGAGTTACCACATTATCCGGCATGCTGCTAATAACATCTTTAGGTGGTGCAAACTTGAATGCTTTACGCGCCATTATTCTAACGAAAAGACATAATAATCATAAACAGAAAAGAATGAAATAAGTAGCCATGACATGCATAAACCATCTATCTGCACAACTTAAAACCCATTGCCCTTCATTAAACCTCACATTTGctttttattacaaacatatttataaaaaaaaaaaaaaaaaaaaaacaaacaaacaaaccaaaacataCATGAAGGCTGAACAAGAATAAcacaatatatatacatatttagcACACAAAGTTAGAAAATTGATGATGCTTCTTGAATTCTAATCAACTAACATAAACCCTAAAGATTTGGTACCGAGGGAAATGATCAGTTATTAGCAAACATTAACCTCCAAAGCAACAATTTCTTTAACGATGAGCAACTTATACAACATTTTCTAACCTTAGAAATGACACTCTCTGCTTTGCACGCGGTGGATCTTCCGACGTAGGGTTAACTCTCGGTACTTCAAAACAGGGACACAACAGTCAGTCTACATATCAGTTTCCCTTGTTTTTCCTCAAGTATACCCTCTCCCTTCAACTTTTACGTTTATACATTTCAAGcctttaatatatatttttttttaattttgatggGGGTTATAacttatagagtaaattacaaaactcgtcCTTTATGTTAACACCATATTTCAAagtgtgtcctttatctttaaaaagtacaaaaaacgtactcgatgtttgcaaacccttgcacattatgtcctttagccctaactctgttattttttatggttaaatcaGACTAAGTGTACCCCACGTAAAGGTATTTTTGTCATTGTACCCTAAACactaaaaaaacaataaacaaaacataaatataaacCCCCCTCTCTCTCCCGAATTTTTTGCTTAAATAGGTggtttgaagaagaaaagagtgGTATTAGGTGGTCAAAGTTTTTATTTTCAGATTTAGGTGAATTGGTGTTTCATATAGCGACTTTCAAACAACTTTTCTGCAATTTCTGCCAACTTCTGCAAAAGCTGCAAAAGATTTAGAAGGTCGTTGAATGATACTGCGACTTTCACAAGGTCGCTGATTCATATCACAACCTTGTTTAAGGTCGCTGTTTCATGTTACAAGCTTGAAGAAAGTTGCTGTTTCATGTTACAAAgttgctgaaagttgctgaatgGTGTCACAACCTTGTTTAAGGTCGCTGAATGGTGTCACAAAGTTGCTGAAAGTTGCAGAATGATATTACAAAGTTGCTGAAAGTCGCTATATTATCAAACAATCTTGTTTAAAGTCGCAATTTGATAGTGCTTTCTTGCATAAAGTTGCAGAATGATAGTTTTGTTAATAAAGGTTGCAAATTGATATAACTTTCATGTTTAATGGTGCATGGCAGTGTCACATGTGATAATGAGACTGTAGTAAGTGTTGAGTTGTAAGTTCTAGCACTTATATGGATATTTTTTTGATAATATATAACGATAAAGATGCAAATTTGATTTATTAGAAGATAAGATTCTAACTAAGGGGATAGGGGTTCGACCCCCACTAACAGGGATTGTAAGGAAATAAGCCggtctcaaaaaaaaaaaaaagcttcgTCTATAAGTGgttattatttgaaaaaaaaacaaagataaaaaTTTGTCATCCGGTAACGACCTCCGGCGAGACGACGCCAATCGCCCAAGTCCTTAGTCACCCTAGCATAGGACACGGAGAAACCCGGTGACGGCGAGCTGCGACGCACCAGTGAGATAACAGGCCCAGAATTGTGAAGGATGGCCCTTTTTGACAAAAACTAAAAAATGGGGTTTAGGCCGTtttgtccccccccccccccccaaacggGAGGAAACGACTTCCGGCGAGACGACGCAAGTAGCCCAAGTCCTTATTCACCCTAGAAAAGGGAATGATGGCCCTTTGTTGACAAAAAACATAATTGCAATAATATGAGGAAACATTAAACTTTTATTATAAAGATAGTATGAAACCACAATTCATAAACCCAAACAACATTCATCCTACATACAACGCCATCTATAAAGCTCATTAGCCATGTGGCGACGGTAGTTCATACAAGCCTCTTCTACGTCACTTTCATCAATGAGCGACTTGCCTCTTACAAGGTTCTCCATCATCATACAGACAAGCACCCCTGAATTACCAATGTTACCATTGTCCTAAGGTACACCATCTTGAACATAACCAAATGAAACTTTTTTCTTTGTGCAGTATCTTGAGTTTCGCCAATACTGGATTTTGTCAAGAAAATGCttgaagaaaattggaaaaatgTCCATGATGTTTTCAACCACCCGTCGTTTTTCATTTCCCCATCTTTTATCAGTCCAATATTGTGTTAATTCCATGTTAAACATATCAACACGGAATAGTAACCAGTCCTCCTGCTTAATCCATATCGgaatatacaaataatcaacctcccaaaaaaatgagtttttacgACTTTCGGCCCCCCCCCTGAATGACCCGAAATGCATTCTGCCGAGCAGACGCCCCTGGTCCCCGGACAAATTTACCCCTCCTTATAAGTTAGAGACAAAGAACCCGGTGGTGGGAGCCACACGGGTGAGGAAACGGCCACGGAAAAGGCCACGTTGGACTTTTTTGACCAGacaaaaaaaatgagtttttacgACTTTCGGGCCCCCCTGAATGACCCGAAATGCATTCCGCCGACCAGACGCCCCTGGTCCCCGGACAAATTTACCCCTCCTTATAAGTTAGAGACAAACGAACCCGGTGGTGGGAGCCACACGGGTGAGGAAACGGCCACGGAAAAGGCCACGTTGGACTTTTTTGACAAgacaaaaaatgagtttttacgACTTTCGGCCCCCCTGAATGACCCGAAATGCATTCCGCCGAGCAGACGCCCCTGGTCCCCGGACAAATTTACCCCTCCTTATAAGTTAGAGACAAACGAACCCGGTGGTGGGAGCCACACGGGTTAGGAAACGGCCACGGAAAAGGCCACGTTGGACGTTTTTTGACCAgacaaaaaaatgagtttttacgACTATTAATTTAAGAAAAATTCACGAACACAAAACACAAAATTCACAATCTTTTACATTGACTATCACAATAATATAAACATCAAAGAACATTACGCGgtttattttaatttaggagaATTCACGAACACAAAATACATCTACCAATACAGGAACCCCTAAGTCACTAACGACAGCATCATCTGATAACGCATTCGAGTCATGCTCTGGAATCAAAAGGATGAATCAGAGTCACTGTCAATCTTGTGATATTGTTCCCATGGATCATCACTAACGACGACATCATCTGATAACGCATTAGAGTCACGATCACTGTCGTATTGGTGGTAGCACAAGCTATGGTAGATGCATCCAAACCTACATATCGGGGGGTATGGTTGTAAAACACTTGACGATGCAGGGTTAGGGTTCTGCAGAATCCAAGGACGTTGAGGTCGTTGCATAAAGGAGGTAGGATTTCGATTTTGATGTTCAACATATGGTGGTGGGTGAGGATGTTGTTCCCAACATATAATATAACAAACATATATATTAACTCATTCAACATTATTACACAACATTACTATAGGATCTGCTAAAAAAACTACTTCCCGTGCAAAAGCCCGTCCCTGAAAAGGACTCTTCAAGGGGTACTGTGATATGAAACATTTGTTCCCCTCTGCAGATACCGTGATGTTAGGTGATTTGAGAAATGCTGGATACGTGTGAGAAAACAGGCAACCGAACGTTCCCCTCCAGGGCCTCACGATTAAACAGATACGGGATCTGTTTTGTGATTGGGGAAGTGTTGGATACGCGTGAGAGGTTACGCGTAACAAAAACAAGGTACCTGCCTGCAACATCACCCAACATTACTATAGGATCTACTTAAAACACTGTAGCTTCCAGATTACATGCGGTGGCCTAAAGCTCAAATGTCTTATGATCCTATACAAACATTAAAACTGAGAAAAACATCATGTTCAAACAACTCCCCGGTAATTCTCCATCATGCAATGGGGACCAGGGTCAATCTGATAACTCATGTTTAAACCATTTAAAAATTTAGTATGAGATACGGGAGCTGATCGATGGtttatatcatcatcatctttataTATAGTCTCAGTAATATTCCCACCTACAACATAAATATATATACTGAGCCTATGCATATGCATGTGATAATACT
This is a stretch of genomic DNA from Helianthus annuus cultivar XRQ/B chromosome 16, HanXRQr2.0-SUNRISE, whole genome shotgun sequence. It encodes these proteins:
- the LOC110920460 gene encoding F-box/FBD/LRR-repeat protein At1g13570, which produces MARKAFKFAPPKDVISSMPDNVVTHILDRLPIQDAVNTSILSRNWRFKWTLLGQLVFDENFLKYLAKRNGVSKFGRIISRLLLHLKGTITKFVLSIDKRSYSALDDEDIAYWILFLSRKGVEDLTITKTNGEALNLPSNLFSCLELKHLKLRYCFFKPPTSFHGFPKLLNLDLDLLDFETDKFGEFITQCPLLEILNMRNQHHLLETSSMDYYFSVGKAKLVDIAKLANIKRLSLSLSDTEMVRDSSSIFELVGFFPKLQELNLDFVRYKLTKDSANKKCTTAFPCLKTLKLSTIDVYDGLLLSCALELIRSCPNLQTFEILANDLDRDPTYAKCSPYVDYNATGLLQLRSVDVSDVKDSVIEVCLIKYLLASSPFLKRFVVRPSSHLSSDEKLRLARKLLKLHRASLTVEIDLL